Proteins encoded together in one Phalacrocorax carbo chromosome 18, bPhaCar2.1, whole genome shotgun sequence window:
- the LOC135316249 gene encoding centrosome-associated protein 350-like isoform X1 — MITNEATLVKTQLRKGRSSEQQRFSTDCERKLEITHIDKKVPSKIPLSEVKEVEVPVPYEIHQVDGSRCLKCLDDISHQSSDEELNLKAFSERLASTEPLCKSNNNSVRCESAQSDSSLPEFQKVSAAWIDILESSISDSELEMKNGEDTNVSIPEEFTYDNGAAFPNVSKGMLIVISNGKETLPRDKRDEHEVPKGDNTSSRSQKHPGGVSDNGCTDRLLSFIPSNKANASKTKSAYSSQSDNPGRGMDEPHLDALENYSRNKTWFQEITKEGKDAVASFSCSDDTHSLKNYEQQKPSYPTSRVKKDDGIGSLFVDKNRDLTGFPLAGSLKHLDLVADQLRNTISFPPDKDITNNEPLACLSSRTLSVSGGEDNRAQLLNETLASSKLSKIISLSMTMPGISEEARTETNSFKSLQRVATGNQNNSPTESQAKKEVRALFSSASSKKQLFQAENCFSKGEDNTNFISDEGLPPADEDTLSEILSPVDEVLSYGSADLPSSNKKDLSFPSEDHHHHPPPLPLGADAMKNEDPSFSMDDFLCPPEQMTASETRQCMDEDISPKMDALSPLPDNTVPEEFPLLNQETTDVFSTQDGSLSEQSLTKDISNAKERLLEYQKGEHEMPSQHLEFLPVSNPVSSGQASKSPDFTMKQCKTYLMLPKAEEDTDDPLLSFEIGDRVLVKQSQAGTLMFKGRTCFDSGHWAGVALDKAEGDNAGTYKGVKYFECAQHCGVFVRPDEISHLLGANKNSCSNTGDKDSDSYDDESFKGDHKYSEDDGQGGGLTEQKAEDTSNAGGSEVKENQSRLHTALLSGKKQKSPRSDQCKCNEFLCQNHLTYFGSDKEKTELTQIKQRILADVLPIKSKTGYTDEVNTSKNICCSVEDQKRNKVTDDIASEQCKKLLFDTLIAFSQTGQHKYKSAFEKDMMNYGKGLRQEDNQKLFLLKENSVAILSEQSGKASDVSLCNFNMLCVHGCHTVAERIVTKFVDDAVKEYKKIKRKHGSKADKIFHSSSETSPTTLPFLIKILDAGVFGSSEDLDQPNSDQHTLGRQTQKQYLYKLDQWHSAPWKKTVEVPLVVPHYSSHVKKLSAHAVEQLWTPENMYSNFRRNSVPRRFECNDLPGNDLETESKRMYNQVIFDLTHELLCAENQGTANPNKFQWMKDFGSRCSRGLCRTTDVDDVKTFVQGEIIKIMNLEKNDLEMKRKILNMTKYGNCKRDRVDLILIQELCKEESQWTYYDDDELTVKMRMTEEVFDGLILDTIRVLNKIYLRKACN; from the exons ATGATTACAAATGAAGCTACATTAGTGAAAACCCAGttaagaaaaggaaggtcatCAGAACAACAGAG ATTTAGCACAGACTGTGAGAGAAAACTGGAAATCACACATATAGATAAAAAAGTACCTTCTAAAATCCCTTTGTCAGAAG TTAAAGAAGTGGAAGTACCTGTCCCTTATGAGATCCATCAGGTGGATGGTAGTCGGTGCTTGAAGTGTTTGGACGACATTTCTCATCAGTCTTCTGACGAAGAActaaatttaaaagcattttctgaaagattAGCTTCCACTGAGCCCCTGTGCAAGTCAAACAACAACTCTGTGAGATGTGAAAGTGCCCAATCAGATTCTTCACTCCCAGAATTTCAGAAAGTGTCTGCAGCTTGGATTGACATCTTGGAAAGCTCCATTTCAGACTCTGAATTAGAGATGAAAAACGGAGAGGACACAAATGTTAGTATCCCAGAAGAGTTTACCTATGACAATGGTGCTGCATTTCCTAATGTTTCAAAAGGGATGCTAATAGTAATAAGTAATGGAAAGGAAACGTTACCTAGAGACAAACGTGATGAACATGAAGTACCCAAAGGTGATAATACTTCATCACGCTCCCAGAAACACCCTGGAGGTGTTTCAGATAATGGCTGCACTGATcgcttgctttctttcattcCATCAAACAAAGCAAATGCCTCCAAAACCAAGTCAGCATATTCCTCCCAATCTGACAACCCTGGCAGGGGAATGGATGAGCCACATCTGGATGCCTTGGAAAActacagcagaaacaaaacctggTTTCAGGAGATCACAAAAGAGGGTAAAGACGCAGTTGCCAGCTTTTCTTGCAGTGATGACACTCACTCACTGAAGAACTATGAACAGCAGAAACCTAGTTATCCAACTAGCAGAGTGAAAAAGGATGATGGAATTGGCAGTTTATTTGTGGATAAAAATAGAGACTTAACAGGGTTTCCGCTGGCAGGTTCTTTGAAACATCTAGACTTGGTTGCTGACCAACTTAGGAACACCATCTCTTTCCCACCTGACAAAGATATTACAAATAATGAACCATTAGCATGTCTATCTTCAAGAACCTTATCAGTTTCAGGAGGTGAAGATAATCGTGCGCAGCTTTTGAATGAGACACTCGCATCCAGCAAACTCAGTAAGATCATATCTCTGTCCATGACCATGCCAGGAATTTCTGAAGAAGCCCGTACAGAAACCAATTCATTCAAGTCTTTGCAAAGGGTGGCCACAGGAAATCAAAATAACTCACCAACTGAAAGTCAAGCCAAAAAGGAAGTGAGGGCACtattttcttctgcctcctcAAAAAAGCAATTGTTTCAAGCCGAGAACTGCTTTTCCAAAGGTGAAGACAACACAAATTTTATTAGTGATGAGGGTCTTCCTCCAGCTGATGAGGATACcttgtcagaaatactgtctccTGTTGATGAAGTATTGTCCTATGGAAGTGCTGACTTGCCATCCTCTAATAAAAAGGATTTGTCATTTCCAAGTGAagatcatcatcatcatcctcctcctctccctctagGTGCAGAtgcaatgaaaaatgaagatCCTAGCTTCAGTATGGATGATTTCCTATGTCCACCAGAACAAATGACAGCCTCAGAGACTAGACAGTGTATGGATGAAGATATATCACCAAAAATGGATGCATTATCCCCATTACCTGATAACACTGTGCCTGAAGAATTTCCCCTGCTTAATCAAGAGACAACTGATGTTTTTTCAACTCAGGATGGTAGTCTCTCAGAACAATCTTTAACAAAAGATATTTCCAATGCAAAGGAGAGATTACTAGAATACCAAAAAGGGGAACATGAGATGCCTTCTCAGCATTTGGAGTTTCTGCCTGTGTCAAATCCTGTTTCTTCTGGTCAGGCCAGTAAAAGTCCTGACTTCACGATGAAACAATGCAAAACATATTTAATGCTGCCCAAAGCTGAGGAGGACACTGATGATCCCTTACTGTCATTTGAAATTGGGGACAGAGTGTTAGTAAAGCAGAGCCAAGCTGGTACCCTAATGTTTAAAGGACGTACTTGTTTTGATAGTGGCCATTGGGCTGGTGTTGCACTTGACAAAGCTGAAGGTGATAATGCTGGAACTTATAAAGGGGTGAAGTATTTTGAGTGTGCTCAGCACTGTGGTGTCTTTGTCAGACCCGATGAGATCTCTCACCTGTTGGGGGCTAACAAAAACAGTTGCAGTAACACTGGGGACAAAGACTCTGACTCCTATGATGATGAATCCTTCAAAGGAGACCACAAATACTCTGAAGATgatgggcagggaggagggcttacagagcagaaagcagaagacacAAGCAATGCAGGAGGAtcagaagtgaaagaaaaccagTCTAGGTTACACACTGCCTTGCTgtctggaaaaaagcaaaagtctCCACGTtctgaccagtgtaagtgcaaTGAATTCCTCTGCCAAAATCACTTAACATACTTCGGatcagataaagaaaaaacagaactgacacaaataaaacaaaggatACTTGCAGATGTGCTCCCAATTAAAAGTAAGACTGGTTACACAGATGAGGTaaacacaagcaaaaatatttgttgctcAGTAGAggatcagaaaagaaataaagtcacTGATGATATTGCAAGTGAACAGTGTAAAAAACTTCTGTTTGACACTTTAATTGCATTTTCTCAAACAGGTCAACACAAATATAAAAGTGCCTTTGAAAAAGACATGATGAATTATGGCAAAGGCCTAAGACAAGAAGACAATCAGAAACTGTTTCTCCtcaaagaaaattcagttgCAATCTTATCTGAACAATCAGGAAAGGCTTCTGATGTTTCACTGTGCAATTTCAATATGCTTTGCGTTCATGGTTGTCACACAGTAGCAGAAAGAATTGTAACTAAATTTGTCGATGATGCAGTTAAGGAATataagaagataaaaagaaaacatggatCAAAAGCAGACAAGATATTTCATTCATCTTCAGAGACTTCTCCAACCACTTTGCCA TTCCTTATAAAAATCCTTGATGCTGGTGTTTTTGGAAGCTCTGAAGACCTTGATCAGCCTAATTCTGACCAACATACACTGGGGAGACAAACCCAAAAGCAATACTTGTACAAATTAGATCAGTGGCACTCAGCTCCTTGGAAGAAAACTGTGGAAGTTCCTCTTGTGGTACCGCATTACAGTTCACATGTTAAGAAATTATCTGCACATGCTGTAGAACAACTATGGACGCCAGAAAACATGTATTCAAATTTCAGGAGAAACAGTGTGCCAAGGCGCTTTGAATGTAACGATCTCCCAGGGAATGACttggaaacagaaagcaagaggaTGTATAATCAG GTTATATTTGATTTGACCCATGAGTTGCTATGCGCAGAAAATCAAGGGACTGCAAATCCGAATAAATTTCAGTGGATGAAAGATTTTGGATCTCGCTGTTCCAGGGGCCTCTGCAGAACAACAGACGTCGATGATGTCAAG acGTTTGTTCAGggtgaaattattaaaataatgaaccTGGAAAAGAATGActtagaaatgaaaagaaaaatccttaatATGACCAAGTATGGAAACTGTAAGAGAGACAGAGTGGACCTTATTCTG ATTCAGGAGCTCTGCAAAGAAGAATCTCAGTGGACTTACTATGATGATGATGAATTAACTGTGAAGATGAGAATGACTGAAGAAGTATTTGATGGTTTGATCCTTGATACAATCAGAGTTCTTAATAAGATTTATCTGAGAAAAGCCTGCAATTag
- the LOC135316249 gene encoding centrosome-associated protein 350-like isoform X2, with product MITNEATLVKTQLRKGRSSEQQRFSTDCERKLEITHIDKKVPSKIPLSEVKEVEVPVPYEIHQVDGSRCLKCLDDISHQSSDEELNLKAFSERLASTEPLCKSNNNSVRCESAQSDSSLPEFQKVSAAWIDILESSISDSELEMKNGEDTNVSIPEEFTYDNGAAFPNVSKGMLIVISNGKETLPRDKRDEHEVPKGDNTSSRSQKHPGGVSDNGCTDRLLSFIPSNKANASKTKSAYSSQSDNPGRGMDEPHLDALENYSRNKTWFQEITKEGKDAVASFSCSDDTHSLKNYEQQKPSYPTSRVKKDDGIGSLFVDKNRDLTGFPLAGSLKHLDLVADQLRNTISFPPDKDITNNEPLACLSSRTLSVSGGEDNRAQLLNETLASSKLSKIISLSMTMPGISEEARTETNSFKSLQRVATGNQNNSPTESQAKKEVRALFSSASSKKQLFQAENCFSKGEDNTNFISDEGLPPADEDTLSEILSPVDEVLSYGSADLPSSNKKDLSFPSEDHHHHPPPLPLGADAMKNEDPSFSMDDFLCPPEQMTASETRQCMDEDISPKMDALSPLPDNTVPEEFPLLNQETTDVFSTQDGSLSEQSLTKDISNAKERLLEYQKGEHEMPSQHLEFLPVSNPVSSGQASKSPDFTMKQCKTYLMLPKAEEDTDDPLLSFEIGDRVLVKQSQAGTLMFKGRTCFDSGHWAGVALDKAEGDNAGTYKGVKYFECAQHCGVFVRPDEISHLLGANKNSCSNTGDKDSDSYDDESFKGDHKYSEDDGQGGGLTEQKAEDTSNAGGSEVKENQSRLHTALLSGKKQKSPRSDQCQHKYKSAFEKDMMNYGKGLRQEDNQKLFLLKENSVAILSEQSGKASDVSLCNFNMLCVHGCHTVAERIVTKFVDDAVKEYKKIKRKHGSKADKIFHSSSETSPTTLPFLIKILDAGVFGSSEDLDQPNSDQHTLGRQTQKQYLYKLDQWHSAPWKKTVEVPLVVPHYSSHVKKLSAHAVEQLWTPENMYSNFRRNSVPRRFECNDLPGNDLETESKRMYNQVIFDLTHELLCAENQGTANPNKFQWMKDFGSRCSRGLCRTTDVDDVKTFVQGEIIKIMNLEKNDLEMKRKILNMTKYGNCKRDRVDLILIQELCKEESQWTYYDDDELTVKMRMTEEVFDGLILDTIRVLNKIYLRKACN from the exons ATGATTACAAATGAAGCTACATTAGTGAAAACCCAGttaagaaaaggaaggtcatCAGAACAACAGAG ATTTAGCACAGACTGTGAGAGAAAACTGGAAATCACACATATAGATAAAAAAGTACCTTCTAAAATCCCTTTGTCAGAAG TTAAAGAAGTGGAAGTACCTGTCCCTTATGAGATCCATCAGGTGGATGGTAGTCGGTGCTTGAAGTGTTTGGACGACATTTCTCATCAGTCTTCTGACGAAGAActaaatttaaaagcattttctgaaagattAGCTTCCACTGAGCCCCTGTGCAAGTCAAACAACAACTCTGTGAGATGTGAAAGTGCCCAATCAGATTCTTCACTCCCAGAATTTCAGAAAGTGTCTGCAGCTTGGATTGACATCTTGGAAAGCTCCATTTCAGACTCTGAATTAGAGATGAAAAACGGAGAGGACACAAATGTTAGTATCCCAGAAGAGTTTACCTATGACAATGGTGCTGCATTTCCTAATGTTTCAAAAGGGATGCTAATAGTAATAAGTAATGGAAAGGAAACGTTACCTAGAGACAAACGTGATGAACATGAAGTACCCAAAGGTGATAATACTTCATCACGCTCCCAGAAACACCCTGGAGGTGTTTCAGATAATGGCTGCACTGATcgcttgctttctttcattcCATCAAACAAAGCAAATGCCTCCAAAACCAAGTCAGCATATTCCTCCCAATCTGACAACCCTGGCAGGGGAATGGATGAGCCACATCTGGATGCCTTGGAAAActacagcagaaacaaaacctggTTTCAGGAGATCACAAAAGAGGGTAAAGACGCAGTTGCCAGCTTTTCTTGCAGTGATGACACTCACTCACTGAAGAACTATGAACAGCAGAAACCTAGTTATCCAACTAGCAGAGTGAAAAAGGATGATGGAATTGGCAGTTTATTTGTGGATAAAAATAGAGACTTAACAGGGTTTCCGCTGGCAGGTTCTTTGAAACATCTAGACTTGGTTGCTGACCAACTTAGGAACACCATCTCTTTCCCACCTGACAAAGATATTACAAATAATGAACCATTAGCATGTCTATCTTCAAGAACCTTATCAGTTTCAGGAGGTGAAGATAATCGTGCGCAGCTTTTGAATGAGACACTCGCATCCAGCAAACTCAGTAAGATCATATCTCTGTCCATGACCATGCCAGGAATTTCTGAAGAAGCCCGTACAGAAACCAATTCATTCAAGTCTTTGCAAAGGGTGGCCACAGGAAATCAAAATAACTCACCAACTGAAAGTCAAGCCAAAAAGGAAGTGAGGGCACtattttcttctgcctcctcAAAAAAGCAATTGTTTCAAGCCGAGAACTGCTTTTCCAAAGGTGAAGACAACACAAATTTTATTAGTGATGAGGGTCTTCCTCCAGCTGATGAGGATACcttgtcagaaatactgtctccTGTTGATGAAGTATTGTCCTATGGAAGTGCTGACTTGCCATCCTCTAATAAAAAGGATTTGTCATTTCCAAGTGAagatcatcatcatcatcctcctcctctccctctagGTGCAGAtgcaatgaaaaatgaagatCCTAGCTTCAGTATGGATGATTTCCTATGTCCACCAGAACAAATGACAGCCTCAGAGACTAGACAGTGTATGGATGAAGATATATCACCAAAAATGGATGCATTATCCCCATTACCTGATAACACTGTGCCTGAAGAATTTCCCCTGCTTAATCAAGAGACAACTGATGTTTTTTCAACTCAGGATGGTAGTCTCTCAGAACAATCTTTAACAAAAGATATTTCCAATGCAAAGGAGAGATTACTAGAATACCAAAAAGGGGAACATGAGATGCCTTCTCAGCATTTGGAGTTTCTGCCTGTGTCAAATCCTGTTTCTTCTGGTCAGGCCAGTAAAAGTCCTGACTTCACGATGAAACAATGCAAAACATATTTAATGCTGCCCAAAGCTGAGGAGGACACTGATGATCCCTTACTGTCATTTGAAATTGGGGACAGAGTGTTAGTAAAGCAGAGCCAAGCTGGTACCCTAATGTTTAAAGGACGTACTTGTTTTGATAGTGGCCATTGGGCTGGTGTTGCACTTGACAAAGCTGAAGGTGATAATGCTGGAACTTATAAAGGGGTGAAGTATTTTGAGTGTGCTCAGCACTGTGGTGTCTTTGTCAGACCCGATGAGATCTCTCACCTGTTGGGGGCTAACAAAAACAGTTGCAGTAACACTGGGGACAAAGACTCTGACTCCTATGATGATGAATCCTTCAAAGGAGACCACAAATACTCTGAAGATgatgggcagggaggagggcttacagagcagaaagcagaagacacAAGCAATGCAGGAGGAtcagaagtgaaagaaaaccagTCTAGGTTACACACTGCCTTGCTgtctggaaaaaagcaaaagtctCCACGTtctgaccagt GTCAACACAAATATAAAAGTGCCTTTGAAAAAGACATGATGAATTATGGCAAAGGCCTAAGACAAGAAGACAATCAGAAACTGTTTCTCCtcaaagaaaattcagttgCAATCTTATCTGAACAATCAGGAAAGGCTTCTGATGTTTCACTGTGCAATTTCAATATGCTTTGCGTTCATGGTTGTCACACAGTAGCAGAAAGAATTGTAACTAAATTTGTCGATGATGCAGTTAAGGAATataagaagataaaaagaaaacatggatCAAAAGCAGACAAGATATTTCATTCATCTTCAGAGACTTCTCCAACCACTTTGCCA TTCCTTATAAAAATCCTTGATGCTGGTGTTTTTGGAAGCTCTGAAGACCTTGATCAGCCTAATTCTGACCAACATACACTGGGGAGACAAACCCAAAAGCAATACTTGTACAAATTAGATCAGTGGCACTCAGCTCCTTGGAAGAAAACTGTGGAAGTTCCTCTTGTGGTACCGCATTACAGTTCACATGTTAAGAAATTATCTGCACATGCTGTAGAACAACTATGGACGCCAGAAAACATGTATTCAAATTTCAGGAGAAACAGTGTGCCAAGGCGCTTTGAATGTAACGATCTCCCAGGGAATGACttggaaacagaaagcaagaggaTGTATAATCAG GTTATATTTGATTTGACCCATGAGTTGCTATGCGCAGAAAATCAAGGGACTGCAAATCCGAATAAATTTCAGTGGATGAAAGATTTTGGATCTCGCTGTTCCAGGGGCCTCTGCAGAACAACAGACGTCGATGATGTCAAG acGTTTGTTCAGggtgaaattattaaaataatgaaccTGGAAAAGAATGActtagaaatgaaaagaaaaatccttaatATGACCAAGTATGGAAACTGTAAGAGAGACAGAGTGGACCTTATTCTG ATTCAGGAGCTCTGCAAAGAAGAATCTCAGTGGACTTACTATGATGATGATGAATTAACTGTGAAGATGAGAATGACTGAAGAAGTATTTGATGGTTTGATCCTTGATACAATCAGAGTTCTTAATAAGATTTATCTGAGAAAAGCCTGCAATTag